The Malassezia restricta chromosome I, complete sequence genome contains the following window.
AAGAAAAaggcgtgcgtcgtcgtacaGGTTCAACTGTTTCGACCAGTACAGGCAGGGGATATACGCTTGTTCCGACAGCGAGATCCAAGGGCGGCATTCGTCGAGATGCTTTGGAACTTGGTGGCTCTCGTGGACTGTCATATGGCGCGGGTGTTGCTGTTGTTACCATCTTATGGCTTTTTTGCTCCATGGCCATCCGCTCCACAATATCAATACCACGCGCATTTGAAGACGGCGAAAAAGGAAAGGATGGAGACTTGGGCGACCGAAGGACCGATGGCATCGACTGCGTCACAAGATGGGCACGGCTTTGGCGATTCGGCTTCACATTAATGGCAGAAGCTCGAGCAGACCGAGTGTTATGTTTGTGATCGTGGGTAATGTCACGACGTGCCTTCGAGAATGATGTAGTGCCTTGCACTAGGTCTGTGACCGTCAGTTCGGCTAGCTGAGCATGTGAAAGCATTTggacgctgctgcgcacgacAAATTTCGGGCGCGCGCATAGCTCGATGGGTCCCTCTGACTTTTGGCGCAAGCACTGTACAATGAGCCAGCCTTGGCCCATGAGCAGCGACATTTGATTTTGGAATGTACGCTCGTGGAAATGAGCATCTTGACTAAATATACGACGCAGACCTTCGATGGTACCGGCCCACCATATGGGATCAGTCAGCTTAGGCAAAAAAAGCTGACGCGTCTCATCAGAAAACGGAAGACCAATGAGACCTGTCGGAAGGTACAACCAGCCATAAGGATAATCGCGCAGACCTTGTGGATGCTGATGAGGGAACGACAGCGAATTATCAATAGCCCCAATCGTAATGTGTCGTTCTCCCGGGCGTGGATGGGGATTATACCGAATCATGAAATTGTCCAGACCGCGGTCTGTATTTCGCATAAGAAAATCGAGTAAGACGAGCTTCTCGAGCTCAAGACGCATGTCAGTAAAGACTTCCTCCGTCCATTCAAAACCATCTTCACCTGATACAGACATAGGCGTTGCTGCAGGATACGCAGACGCCTCCTCTGTGAACGGTGGCGGTTTCTTTGGTGAAGAGGCATTGTCATTGGCATCAGTACTGCCGTAAGGACCCGGGCCATAGCGGCATAGCAAGAGTCGCTTGAGAGCAATAAATGCCATCCGAAGTCGTGCACCTTGTTTTCTTCGGCTCAGGCGGTGAGCCCTATGCTCTTCGCGCAAGTCGCGTTCCATGACATCTTTGGAACGACCTGGAAGAGCATGCTTCTGTAAGAAACGACCCGCATTTTCATAGCCCTCAAGAAACTGTTGCAGAGATCCAATCTTGATCGGCAGCGGCTGCCAGCCCTGCTCCCATCGATGGCGGTCTTTGTATAAATAGTGAAAGGATGGACTCGAAAACCCAACAAGACGCGTCTTGGGTACCAGACCCAATCCGAGTCTATCGTCTAGAAACGAGGCCCCCACTTCGGATAGGTAAGAGAAATTAGGAATCAGGCTGCGTGTCAGTGTTGCTACACGTACCAAGGACGGCCCATGGCCCACCAAAAGTACTTGCGCAAAAATACACGTTTGGGACTGAGGTGAGCTGGGAAAACACGCACTTCAAGTTGCCGTAAGGTTCCTCGTCCATAGGTTTAAATACACCTCGTATGCGCGGCTCATCTCCGTTGCCATGATCGCACACAAAGTACGACCCACTCGTACCCAACGAAATCATACGCGGATTGAGTCCCGTAGACATCGCGTCACGGACACTCGACACCATATTATAAAAGTCAGCGTCATCCGGCTGTCTCAGTAAGTATTTATGCGCACATACGCGAATACGCGGATCACGAAATAGGCTCGGTCCTTGCTGTTCTGGCTCAAACACACTAACAAGGAATCGTGTTGGAGCAAAACGCTGTGCATATTGGTGCGAGGCAAAGTCATGACGAAGGACGTATTCCATGTCCGAAAAGTCGGcatgcgtcgacgcacagGAATCCAAGAGAGACGCTGTTTCATCCACAGACTCCCTATGCTTTACCGCCATGATGTCCACTTCGTGCTTGAGGATCGCTCCTGACCAGATCCGTGCACGTGGGGAAAATTTCCCGACAGGCGCGTCGTTCATAGAAATGTATGCCTGCGCCGCTACCCCTCCACTTCTGACTGCGACCGTATgcagcctgcgccggcgtTGTTTcggccaccgccaccgTACAAAGATGATCATGATATCACCTATACGCACAGCCTTCCCTCTTTGACGCACTGCGCACCACACACAGAGCCATTCGATGAGAAAAATGTGTCCTATTCAGCGCTGACGGACCAGCATCGCCAACATATGCGGCGTGTGCATGATCTGCTTCACTTATCTCTGTTACGTCAAGATCACGAGCGGGCTGTACGTTGTTTTATCATTCTTCTTAGATCTCAGGACTGGCGTCCTCTAGAGTTATGGAAACTTGGACTCCGGATAGCATGCATGGATGCTCACAatgatgcggcgcagaAGTACTTATTGCGTATATCACGGACACGTACGGCATTAAGACCCTATTCCCTGCCTTTTTTGATCCGCGAGTGGATCAGAAATGGTAATTATCAGCAAGCGCACGAAGAACTCAGCAGTATCATTACCTCTTTCCCGTATCGACTTCACCCCCTTCTGCATACATACCTTGGTCTCCTAACGTTGTATATCGGGCATGCTGAACCACAAGAGTATTTACATGACATACCGCATATGTCTACATCTTTCATTGTAACTCCAGGtgtgcggcgcacggccagATTTCACTTTGAAAATGCAGTCAAGGTGGCCCCACGTTACATGGCATACCAATCAGCTCTATGCAAGCATCGTTTCACACAACATTTTCATCGCCTAAATCGActtcgacgccgcgcacaACAGCATCGCGTTCGTTTGTGGAGAAGGCTTCGTCAGTTCGGATGGGTGTTTTGCGATGATACCGCTTGGGCGTCTCAAACCAATCAAGATCAAGAGGAGGACTCATCTGACTCTATGGCAGAACTATCTGATTCAGCCGTCCTGCCTTCTAGTGATTATTTTGGACTGGAACTGGATTTTCCCTTGCCCTCAGATGAGTCTGATGCAGAGCCAGCGTCTGCGGGAGAGACGGAAGTTTCGGAAGGACCGTCATTACCTGAAAGTGCTACGACAAGTCGCAATGTGACGCCTGAACCAATGGCTTCATCAGAAAGCGAGTCGGATGAAAGGGCTATCGACCCAGATCCCACCTTTCTGATTACGGTTCCCGCCGTCCAATGTAGTGTGCACATGGCCACTACGTGCCTTCGGTGGCTAGACGAATCTACTCGTTGATACCTGTTTTTAGTAACAGTAGCGCAGCCACTGTAGCTCGAAACGCCCACGTTGGCCCATGGACGCCCTTTCGGTGCACGTGACCGTATGGTACGCCTGGCAAAGACCATTCCAGGCCTGTAACCATTCTTACGCATTGAAGGACACGACTTCCAGCTTGACACGAGTGCCCAAATGCAAGAGCATGCAGATGGAATCACTTTATCTGCTAATGCGAATTTGGCAGTTTCAAGCAATGTGCATCCTGCCGTGGGTGTAGCCGTCGATAAAAACGGGAAGTGGCGTCGGACCATGGAGGACGCGCACACATTCATTCACGATTTCGACCAGGTACCTGGTCAAGGGTACTTTGCCATTTTCGATGGACATGCAGGAAAATTCGCTGCAGAATGGTGCCGTGACAATATGAGCGATATCCTTGCTAAGGAACTCCAAGAACACCCAACAATGGATGTCCGAGAGGTGATGAAAAACGCCTTTTTGAAAACCGATGACCAGCTCGAGATTGAATCAAAAAATGCTGGTGCTCGTAGTGGATGCACGGCTGTCCTGAGTCTAATTCGTCTTGAACCAGGGAATGATGATCGGAAGAAGCGTGTCCTGTATACAGCCAATGTGGGTGATGCCCGCTCTGTGCTATGTCGCGGAGGTAAAGCCATCCGTCTCACATATGATCACAAGGGAACGGATCAGTTCGAGACAAAGCGCATTACGGAAAAGGGTGGATTCCTACTAAACAACCGCGTGAATGGTAAGTTGAGTGCTATACTGACTGGTAGGTGTTTTGGCTGTGACGCGTTCGCTTGGTGACTTTTCTATAAAAGAATTTGTGGTGGGAACACCTTTCACTACCAGTATTGATCTGTGTGACGAGGACGAATTCCTCATTGTGGCTTGTGATGGACTATGGGACGTGGTGAGTGATCAAGATGCAGTGGATCTTGTTTCTCAATACATTGATGCCCAAGAAGCGGCGCAAAAACTGTTGGAGCACGCCCTTGAAAATTTTAGCACGGACAATACGTCCGTTATGATTGTGAAATTTCCCAAACGAGCCGAGTAGTTTGTAGCATATATAAATCCCTGATGCATCGTTGCTGACTAAGCCTGTTTTCAGGAACACGATAACGACGCGGACGCCCGATCGATCACGTGTATCATTGGGTCCCTATCACGATGTGGCAAGTCACACTACCTGACCGTGTAAGAATCATTGAAGAGCTAGGACAAACAGCCCTTGTGTCAGACGCACATATCTTGTTTCACGATTAGTATCGCACACGAGGCTTAAGGCTCTATTTGTGCCTGCGGCGCAGTGCTATCTAATCTAGTCCATCATGAATCCACCAACACACGATACCAATGGCGCATGCTCAATTACATGTGGCTCGTCAGCCACACGAATCAGGTATGCCGACGCGAAGCCTCGCGTTGAACTTGAACATACTACGAAGAGGGAAAATGCGCCTGTTTCTTTATCGCCCGTCGAGCAACCCTCTATTTCAGCTTGTGTTGTGCAATCGCCTTGGCCAGTAAAGAGTTCAATATCGCGCTTTCCAGGTGCAGATACATCATCGACGAACCAGGTCAAGAATTGCGGGACCTGGAAGGCCCATTTCAAAGAGCCACACAACAAAAGTGCGCCAGAGCCTCATTCGCGTGCGCGAAAGAGCTCAATCGGTGGGCTTGTTGGTTCGCCACATCCACGAAAGTGTGGCACAATCGAACCAGAAAAGACTTGTCGACGTCATCGACTTTCACCGGCTGTGATTCCTCATCTACATGGCCAAGTCGGGGACGATGATGAAAACGGAGATGAAGACAACGACGACAATGAGGGCGATGACGACAATGAGGGCGATGACGACAATGAGggcgatgatgatgacgtcgatgacgatgatgacgatgatgaggacgatgatgaggacAACggtgacgatgatgacgatgacgagtATAATCGGGCTGCCGAGGGAGGCGGATCAAAGACAGTGTCTAATTCTTCAATCCTGTTACATGGTGCTCGCAAGTCGAATGTCACTAGCATTCTGGAATCTAAAGAATCTCATCATGCGCTAACTCGAGCAGAAAATGACCGTCCATCAATTTGTCGCCGTGGCTGCCTTGCTTTTGTTGAAGCCCCTGTATGTCGTCGATCGGTGGCACATGAAAGGTTGCTTGATACAAAAAATACCTCCTATACCCAGCAGCGATCACACACAGCGCCACTCGTTATCATGGAGCGCGCAAAACCACGTCGATCCATGTCTCTTACACTAAATGAGCATGACGCATCAGACCCATGTTCTACATGGGTCGAACAGGGCCTAGAAGTGGATGATGCATATCCGTGTCGGGAACACAGGACTGGTCATAGTCTTGACCCGATTACGGCATGGACGGCTCCTGCATCGCGACAGTCATACTCGCTGCGGCACAATATGCATCCTCCGTTATTACGTGCTTCCAGCACGCCTGGCCATGTTTTTACGTCCCTCAcaccgcccatgccatCGCCTGAGCACGACAAGACCGAAGAACTTGCCTTGGTGGCCGAGCGTTTGTTATTACATCAAGAGGACGAGACAGACATATCGGAGCACGCGTCAGGCCAGGCGGCAGATGACAGTGACAATGATGACGGCAGTGTTGAAGATGAGTCTCAAAGTCCGTCTTCGATTAGTATGACTCCCCGCACCATGTCGTTTTATCGTGATCCTCATGCTACGGCGCGGTCAAGTCCTTGGCCTCGGAGTTTGCATGCGAGTGTCACGCCTGTTCCTCGCCCACTCAATGTGGCCCATCCGCCAGAGTCAAAGCCTCGGGCCTACTCTGTCTCGGGTGCCCAGATCTCGACGCCCAGTTTCGTGTCATCTCATCGACCATGCGTCCAGCCATCATGTATCGCTGTGAGTGACGGGCACCTGCGCTCGCCTCCGATGGCTGCTATCGACTGTCAACACGTCCAGGTTGGGTCCCCACCCTGCAGTACATGCCACCCTCAGCCACTATCTCGCTAAATTTTCCATGATGCGTCAATTAGCTCTTCCAACCGGAATTCAGTGGGCCGCTCGTGAAAGGCTCGGAGTAGGGCGCGACGACGGTCGACCTGTTCGTCATTATCGAGCCCCTCTAGTGCCCAGTCAATGTGGTAGAAGCGCTGCAGTCCTAGTGTAAGTAGTTGTGCATCTTTCTGTTGAATATGCGCCTTGCCCTTGTCGCTCTCAGTAATGTCGCCACGAAGCAAAACGATCCCTTTGGACTCGATAAGGTCCGTATAGTGCGTCAAAACGAGGGTAGGTTGAGCATACTCTTGCCGCAATTTGTACTCAGCCAGTGGTGTGAACAGTACGGCCATGGGAGCAGGTGCATTGGACGCGGTGTCCGCGGGTTTAGGCAACGGAATCCATTGTAAATAATATACTTCGTAGCCTGACTCGGCCTCGCCGTCTTCGTCAGCCTTCTTGACTATGCGAGGTAGAGGCAGCACGAATTGCGGGAATGACTTGGCTGTGTCGACCATCTGCGCATAGGTCGCAGCAGGCACCACCGCCGAGATCTTGTTTTTCATTATATGAAAGGCTGTCCACAGCTTGCCGATGTTCTGAGGAGACTCGTGCACGATTTTTTCAAGTTTCATGAACGTAGAGAGCGGTTGAACAGGACTCGATACATCCTGTTCACGGTCCAATTTGGCTTGCTCGTTCTTTCGGCGCTTTTCCTGCAACTTGAGACGCAAGGCTGCATCGCGATGTTCCACCGGTGATGATGCCGCTTTCATAGCCGTCTCGCGGACTTGCTGCTCTGAAGCTACCTTCTTAGTAGCATGGGCCAAGTCATCCACGCTCTTGTAACCGTGCTCAGCGACTTTAGCCTGCAGCTTAGCCTGGTACTTGGCCATCATTTCCTCGCGCTTGTCCGCCAGTCGCGCTCGATCACCCTCCGCAAACTTTTCGAGCATCTCATCAGCCTTGGGTATATGCATACGCAGACACGATGCGTGTATTGAGCGTGCTATGCGCGGTACTCGCGCCCGCATTGCTGCGCGAAGTATCACCGAGGCTGACATGATGGTCGTTGAGCGTCTACTTGACAAAATGACTAAGCGACTGCGGGGGAAAGGCCGGCAGGCACGAGTCCACACATGGCCAGCATGTAGAGGAACAGGTACGTCATCGACTCAGGCACGGAGGCATACATGGTCGACACGAGCAAATTTACGACGCCAGTAGCCAAGTTCGATAGTAGAAATAGGACCAGCGAGTGTCGGTTGATATTTTCAAAGAGGGGGGGCGTCGCCGACATGGCGTCGCTGTGTCGGTGCTCCAGCAGCATAAATCCTAGGAGGAAGGAGACGTTAAACGCCGCACACCAAAGCACATAGAGCATATTGGCCATACGACGACTTGTTTGCGAGCCCACGAGCCTGAGGCAAACAAGGAGGGTCCACAGAGCGATGGCACGGACCAGGAGAGAACGATGAACATCGCGGCGATCTCTTGTGGTAGTGAAGACCGTGCGTCCCACGTCAAGACCTAGTAGAGCAATGCACACGTAGCCCGGCAAGCTGGTGACGCCCTCTTTGTTCAGCGACACCCAGCTGGTTGgatcgcgcacgtccgaAATGGACCAGGGACCCAGTGGGGTATACATCAATAGACCTTCATGCATGATCGATGCGCAGAGAGCCACTAAAGCCCATGGCGCCATGGGCCATGCACGCTGCACCAGTTCTATAATGGGCAACAGCAAGCCCATAGTGATGAAAAAGTTCCAGTGCACGCCATACTCGGACACATGCTCAGGGTA
Protein-coding sequences here:
- a CDS encoding RMND5B protein, which codes for MNPPTHDTNGACSITCGSSATRIRYADAKPRVELEHTTKRENAPVSLSPVEQPSISACVVQSPWPVKSSISRFPGADTSSTNQVKNCGTWKAHFKEPHNKSAPEPHSRARKSSIGGLVGSPHPRKCGTIEPEKTCRRHRLSPAVIPHLHGQVGDDDENGDEDNDDNEGDDDNEGDDDNEGDDDDVDDDDDDDEDDDEDNGDDDDDDEYNRAAEGGGSKTVSNSSILLHGARKSNVTSILESKESHHALTRAENDRPSICRRGCLAFVEAPVCRRSVAHERLLDTKNTSYTQQRSHTAPLVIMERAKPRRSMSLTLNEHDASDPCSTWVEQGLEVDDAYPCREHRTGHSLDPITAWTAPASRQSYSLRHNMHPPLLRASSTPGHVFTSLTPPMPSPEHDKTEELALVAERLLLHQEDETDISEHASGQAADDSDNDDGSVEDESQSPSSISMTPRTMSFYRDPHATARSSPWPRSLHASVTPVPRPLNVAHPPESKPRAYSVSGAQISTPSFVSSHRPCVQPSCIAVSDGHLRSPPMAAIDCQHVQVGSPPCSTCHPQPLSR
- a CDS encoding RNA polymerase I specific initiation factor, which codes for MQPAPALFRPPPPYKDDHDITYTHSLPSLTHCAPHTEPFDEKNVSYSALTDQHRQHMRRVHDLLHLSLLRQDHERAVRCFIILLRSQDWRPLELWKLGLRIACMDAHNDAAQKYLLRISRTRTALRPYSLPFLIREWIRNGNYQQAHEELSSIITSFPYRLHPLLHTYLGLLTLYIGHAEPQEYLHDIPHMSTSFIVTPGVRRTARFHFENAVKVAPRYMAYQSALCKHRFTQHFHRLNRLRRRAQQHRVRLWRRLRQFGWVFCDDTAWASQTNQDQEEDSSDSMAELSDSAVLPSSDYFGLELDFPLPSDESDAEPASAGETEVSEGPSLPESATTSRNVTPEPMASSESESDERAIDPDPTFLITVPAVQCSVHMATTCLRWLDESTR
- a CDS encoding protein phosphatase PTC1 yields the protein MQEHADGITLSANANLAVSSNVHPAVGVAVDKNGKWRRTMEDAHTFIHDFDQVPGQGYFAIFDGHAGKFAAEWCRDNMSDILAKELQEHPTMDVREVMKNAFLKTDDQLEIESKNAGARSGCTAVLSLIRLEPGNDDRKKRVLYTANVGDARSVLCRGGKAIRLTYDHKGTDQFETKRITEKGGFLLNNRVNGVLAVTRSLGDFSIKEFVVGTPFTTSIDLCDEDEFLIVACDGLWDVVSDQDAVDLVSQYIDAQEAAQKLLEHALENFSTDNTSVMIVKFPKRAE
- a CDS encoding phosphatidylinositol 4-kinase type 2; the encoded protein is MAVKHRESVDETASLLDSCASTHADFSDMEYVLRHDFASHQYAQRFAPTRFLVSVFEPEQQGPSLFRDPRIRPDDADFYNMVSSVRDAMSTGLNPRMISLGTSGSYFVCDHGNGDEPRIRGVFKPMDEEPYGNLNPKRVFLRKYFWWAMGRPCLIPNFSYLSEVGASFLDDRLGLGLVPKTRLVGFSSPSFHYLYKDRHRWEQGWQPLPIKIGSLQQFLEGYENAGRFLQKHALPGRSKDVMERDLREEHRAHRLSRRKQGARLRMAFIALKRLLLCRYGPGPYGSTDANDNASSPKKPPPFTEEASAYPAATPMSVSGEDGFEWTEEVFTDMRLELEKLVLLDFLMRNTDRGLDNFMIRYNPHPRPGERHITIGAIDNSLSFPHQHPQGLRDYPYGWLYLPTGLIGLPFSDETRQLFLPKLTDPIWWAGTIEGLRRIFSQDAHFHERTFQNQMSLLMGQGWLIVQCLRQKSEGPIELCARPKFVVRSSVQMLSHAQLAELTVTDLVQGTTSFSKARRDITHDHKHNTRSARASAINVKPNRQSRAHLVTQSMPSVLRSPKSPSFPFSPSSNARGIDIVERMAMEQKSHKMVTTATPAPYDSPREPPSSKASRRMPPLDLAVGTSVYPLPVLVETVEPVRRRTPFSFN
- a CDS encoding phosphatidylinositol glycan, class W, coding for MGRSETWHAYKHDKEAWVTGQNGTSIVYINAICATSLVSYALWLCVRTCRVYTWMPYGWDFGILILPLMLACTVLAHRVYSLVALILISAAAFAIVRTNKTSKLPSGGHPKTCITVYRAYLMVLTIFCILAVDFPIFPRFLAKCETWGTSLMDLGVGSFTFSHGLVSLRSTRSSWSRLARRTVPLLLLGAVRILLVKRTEYPEHVSEYGVHWNFFITMGLLLPIIELVQRAWPMAPWALVALCASIMHEGLLMYTPLGPWSISDVRDPTSWVSLNKEGVTSLPGYVCIALLGLDVGRTVFTTTRDRRDVHRSLLVRAIALWTLLVCLRLVGSQTSRRMANMLYVLWCAAFNVSFLLGFMLLEHRHSDAMSATPPLFENINRHSLVLFLLSNLATGVVNLLVSTMYASVPESMTYLFLYMLAMCGLVPAGLSPAVA
- a CDS encoding ATP synthase mitochondrial F1 complex assembly factor 1 — protein: MSASVILRAAMRARVPRIARSIHASCLRMHIPKADEMLEKFAEGDRARLADKREEMMAKYQAKLQAKVAEHGYKSVDDLAHATKKVASEQQVRETAMKAASSPVEHRDAALRLKLQEKRRKNEQAKLDREQDVSSPVQPLSTFMKLEKIVHESPQNIGKLWTAFHIMKNKISAVVPAATYAQMVDTAKSFPQFVLPLPRIVKKADEDGEAESGYEVYYLQWIPLPKPADTASNAPAPMAVLFTPLAEYKLRQEYAQPTLVLTHYTDLIESKGIVLLRGDITESDKGKAHIQQKDAQLLTLGLQRFYHIDWALEGLDNDEQVDRRRALLRAFHERPTEFRLEELIDASWKI